From one Spiroplasma endosymbiont of Lasioglossum villosulum genomic stretch:
- the trpS gene encoding tryptophan--tRNA ligase, translated as MARIISGITSTGKLTLGNYLGAINNFLKLQEEHELLIFVANLHGLTLPIKAQELRDNIKDIAAWYFAAGIIPNKSHIFIQSDVLAHSQLGYILLCNSYVGELERMTQFKDKSQKMTNQQNKTISIPTGILTYPALMAADILLYDADFVPVGVDQTQHLELTKTLATRMNNNYKTDLFKIPKIIIDKQAQKIMSLQEPEKKMSKSDTNLKNTIFLSDSKQEVTNKIKKAVTDSENIIKFDPEHKPGVSNLLTIYASITKKDIKTCEQYFSNHNYGFLKEEVIKVINDLLEPMQKKHQEFINEKSSQLAKYLEEGANFANNIATKKLNFVQNTMGINFIEKER; from the coding sequence ATGGCTCGTATTATATCCGGAATAACTAGCACTGGAAAATTAACTCTTGGTAACTACTTGGGAGCAATTAATAATTTTTTAAAATTGCAAGAAGAACATGAACTCTTAATATTTGTTGCAAATTTACATGGATTAACACTACCAATAAAAGCACAAGAATTAAGAGATAATATTAAAGATATTGCCGCTTGATATTTTGCTGCTGGTATTATACCAAATAAATCTCATATTTTTATTCAATCTGATGTTTTAGCCCATAGTCAATTAGGATATATATTATTATGTAATAGTTATGTCGGTGAATTAGAACGAATGACACAATTTAAAGATAAAAGTCAAAAAATGACAAATCAACAAAATAAAACGATTAGTATTCCAACAGGTATTCTTACATATCCAGCATTAATGGCTGCTGATATTTTACTATATGACGCTGATTTTGTGCCAGTTGGTGTTGATCAAACTCAACATTTAGAATTGACAAAAACTTTAGCAACAAGAATGAATAACAATTATAAAACTGATTTATTCAAAATTCCTAAAATCATTATTGATAAACAAGCACAGAAAATTATGAGTTTACAAGAACCTGAAAAAAAAATGTCAAAATCTGATACTAATCTAAAAAATACTATTTTTTTAAGCGATAGCAAACAAGAAGTTACCAATAAAATTAAAAAAGCAGTTACTGATTCAGAAAATATTATTAAATTTGATCCAGAACATAAGCCTGGAGTTAGTAATTTATTAACTATTTATGCTAGCATTACTAAAAAAGATATCAAAACTTGTGAACAATACTTCAGCAATCACAATTATGGTTTTTTAAAAGAAGAAGTAATTAAAGTAATAAATGATTTATTAGAACCAATGCAAAAAAAACACCAAGAATTTATTAACGAAAAATCATCACAATTAGCAAAATATTTAGAAGAAGGTGCAAATTTTGCTAATAATATTGCTACTAAAAAATTAAACTTTGTTCAAAACACAATGGGTATTAATTTTATCGAGAAAGAAAGATAG
- a CDS encoding Cof-type HAD-IIB family hydrolase, with product MSLYNKKQKHLILVDLDGTLLKSGGREIHINTKKALIDAQKQGHIVCIVTGRPYRGSIKFYRELGLNTLLCNFNGGHIHDPKIKKFKRLVFPISETIVKHILNEDYIFQQIENAVIEYYNKAVCWKKDDFFETYFHLDTIENDTFTISKLIRDWKGSANAILIEFKENTNLDQVYRDLEKYSNSIKVNTWNRYDNNKLIFEISSKFIDKGMTARILAQYYNVDIRDVIAYGDEINDKEMLMEVGYGVAMKNGNIVIKSIANDITTKTNDEGGVGDHLSKLLNLYEESEIYI from the coding sequence ATGTCTTTATACAATAAAAAACAAAAACATTTAATCCTAGTTGATTTAGATGGTACTCTATTAAAAAGTGGTGGTCGAGAAATTCATATTAATACTAAAAAAGCACTAATTGATGCTCAAAAACAAGGTCATATTGTTTGTATTGTCACTGGTCGACCTTATCGTGGATCAATTAAATTTTATCGTGAATTAGGTCTTAATACATTACTATGCAATTTTAATGGTGGGCATATTCATGATCCAAAAATCAAAAAATTCAAACGATTAGTTTTTCCAATTTCTGAAACAATTGTTAAACATATTTTAAATGAAGACTATATTTTTCAACAAATTGAAAACGCGGTTATTGAATATTACAACAAAGCAGTATGTTGAAAAAAAGATGATTTCTTTGAAACTTATTTTCATTTAGATACTATTGAGAATGATACTTTTACAATTAGTAAATTAATTCGTGATTGAAAAGGGAGCGCTAATGCCATTTTAATTGAATTTAAAGAAAATACTAATCTTGATCAAGTATATCGTGACTTAGAAAAATATTCAAACTCAATTAAGGTAAATACTTGAAATCGCTATGATAATAATAAACTAATCTTTGAAATTTCAAGTAAATTTATTGATAAAGGAATGACAGCTCGCATTTTGGCTCAATATTATAATGTTGATATTAGAGATGTTATTGCTTATGGTGATGAAATTAATGATAAAGAAATGTTGATGGAAGTTGGCTATGGTGTAGCAATGAAAAATGGTAATATTGTTATTAAAAGTATTGCCAATGATATTACTACTAAAACTAATGATGAGGGTGGAGTTGGTGATCATTTATCAAAATTATTAAATCTTTATGAAGAAAGTGAAATTTATATTTAA
- a CDS encoding IS30 family transposase, which produces MSYKHLGIDERIYIENQLKFKFKISEIAKNLNRSISTIIREINRNKDNNHYFSLIAQNKAENRKQSHISFHKFKNKNLVKYVQQKLLLGWSPEQIYGRIKNFHKEWVISFKTIYTWIYFGMLDKVTSKNLRRKGKKRKSKENRGKFNGKSIKERDINVNDRITLGHWEGDTIVSSRGKSKSCLITLVERVSRFTLAILVKNRTTKVINKNVSYYLSILPKNIVKTITFDRGKEFSNWQQLEKNLDIKIYFANPYSPWQRGTNENTNGLIREKFPKKFIFSKTNKNEVHKFILSLNQRPRKILNYLSPIEYLDRKII; this is translated from the coding sequence ATGAGTTATAAACATCTTGGCATAGATGAAAGGATTTATATTGAGAATCAATTGAAATTTAAATTTAAAATTAGTGAAATAGCTAAAAATCTTAATCGAAGTATTAGTACTATTATTCGAGAAATTAATAGAAATAAAGATAATAATCATTATTTTTCATTAATTGCACAAAATAAAGCTGAAAATCGAAAACAATCACATATTAGTTTTCATAAGTTTAAAAATAAGAATTTAGTAAAATATGTACAACAAAAATTACTATTAGGTTGATCACCTGAACAAATTTATGGCAGAATTAAAAATTTTCATAAAGAGTGAGTTATTAGTTTTAAAACAATTTATACTTGAATTTATTTTGGAATGCTTGATAAAGTTACTAGTAAAAATTTAAGAAGAAAAGGTAAAAAACGAAAATCTAAAGAAAATCGTGGCAAGTTTAATGGTAAATCAATTAAAGAACGAGATATAAATGTTAATGATCGTATAACACTTGGTCATTGAGAAGGAGATACTATAGTATCATCACGAGGTAAAAGCAAATCATGTTTAATAACTTTAGTTGAAAGAGTATCACGATTTACTTTAGCAATATTAGTTAAAAACAGAACTACTAAAGTTATTAATAAAAATGTTAGTTATTATTTATCAATTCTTCCTAAAAACATTGTTAAAACTATTACTTTTGATCGTGGCAAAGAATTTTCAAATTGACAACAACTTGAAAAAAATTTAGATATAAAAATTTATTTTGCCAATCCATATTCACCTTGACAAAGAGGTACTAATGAAAATACTAATGGTTTAATTAGAGAAAAATTTCCTAAAAAATTTATTTTTTCAAAAACTAATAAAAATGAAGTTCATAAATTTATATTGTCTTTAAACCAAAGACCAAGAAAAATACTAAATTATCTTTCACCAATCGAATATTTGGATAGAAAAATAATTTAG
- a CDS encoding hemolysin family protein translates to MDSNWYIYLIILLVLLFLSGFYSSAETSLTSLNVIRIKSIGKLRSKKSRRANIVFKLVKNYNVTLTTILLGNTVINVGIGTLSTILFIDSFHVSPTYGPLISTLVSAIVVLIIGEIIPKSVAKLHPETIALNYAYILYILNIIFYPITFIVTLFQFKSKKPTSSEQELIELISIIEREGVLEKAERDLIESAIKFDEKSVFQAMHPKSKIKYIYDDTPPKVIKHLYLEEKYSRIPVLDHVNQNVIGILNIKEFIINMLENENPDLLQLMLPAIFISKRTKLNEALEILQTERMHMAIVCNNKDKKDFNGIITLEDILEELVGEIYDETDEIGLIQEIGTHKFRVDGSSKLEVLFKRYLKRKPPNYNKQTVQEWYMFKTKVKKVRKNSPLLKFRNFSFKVIKVRKEFAVFEVEIFTNKKIKNKWE, encoded by the coding sequence ATGGACAGTAATTGGTATATTTATTTAATAATATTGCTAGTTTTATTATTTTTAAGTGGTTTTTATTCATCTGCTGAAACATCATTAACTTCTTTAAATGTTATAAGAATTAAATCTATTGGTAAATTACGTAGTAAGAAAAGTCGTCGTGCTAATATTGTATTTAAGTTAGTTAAAAATTATAATGTAACTTTAACAACAATTTTACTTGGTAACACAGTAATTAATGTTGGAATTGGTACTTTAAGTACCATATTATTTATTGATTCTTTTCATGTTTCTCCTACTTATGGTCCTTTAATATCAACTTTAGTTTCGGCAATTGTTGTTTTAATTATTGGTGAAATTATACCTAAAAGTGTTGCAAAATTACATCCTGAGACAATAGCTTTAAATTATGCATATATTTTGTATATTCTTAATATTATTTTTTATCCAATAACTTTTATTGTTACTTTATTTCAATTTAAAAGTAAAAAACCAACAAGTTCTGAACAAGAACTTATTGAACTGATTTCAATAATTGAAAGAGAAGGAGTTCTTGAAAAAGCAGAACGTGATTTAATTGAATCTGCAATTAAATTTGATGAAAAATCAGTTTTTCAAGCTATGCATCCCAAAAGTAAAATTAAATATATTTATGATGATACGCCACCTAAAGTTATTAAACATCTATATTTAGAAGAAAAATATAGTAGAATTCCTGTTTTAGATCATGTTAATCAAAATGTAATTGGTATTTTAAATATTAAAGAATTTATTATTAATATGTTAGAAAATGAAAATCCAGATTTATTACAATTAATGTTACCAGCAATTTTTATTTCTAAGCGTACTAAGTTAAATGAAGCATTGGAAATTTTACAAACCGAAAGAATGCATATGGCTATTGTCTGCAATAATAAAGATAAAAAAGATTTTAATGGTATTATTACACTTGAAGATATTCTTGAAGAATTAGTTGGTGAAATTTATGATGAAACTGATGAAATTGGATTGATACAAGAAATAGGAACACATAAGTTTCGTGTTGATGGTTCTTCAAAACTTGAAGTATTATTTAAACGTTATTTAAAAAGAAAACCTCCAAATTATAATAAACAAACTGTCCAAGAATGATATATGTTTAAAACAAAAGTAAAGAAAGTAAGGAAAAATAGCCCACTTTTAAAATTTCGAAATTTTTCATTTAAAGTTATAAAGGTTCGCAAAGAATTTGCTGTTTTTGAAGTTGAAATTTTTACTAATAAAAAAATTAAAAATAAATGAGAGTAG
- a CDS encoding non-canonical purine NTP pyrophosphatase, which produces MLDILEQMEGETNRAAVFISAIAYVDFDHKITKAFIGKLEGEITTEIKGNDGFGYDQIFYVPVVHATLGELSLANKNKISHRNSAIEQLLTFLQEEN; this is translated from the coding sequence ATGTTAGACATTTTAGAACAAATGGAAGGTGAAACTAATCGTGCAGCAGTATTTATTTCTGCTATTGCTTATGTTGATTTTGATCATAAGATTACTAAAGCATTTATTGGTAAACTTGAAGGTGAAATCACTACTGAGATAAAAGGTAATGATGGTTTTGGTTACGATCAAATATTTTATGTTCCAGTAGTACATGCTACTTTAGGTGAATTGTCATTAGCAAATAAAAATAAAATTTCTCATCGTAATTCAGCAATTGAGCAATTATTAACATTTTTACAAGAAGAAAATTAG
- a CDS encoding non-canonical purine NTP pyrophosphatase: protein MTAKTLWFASNNIGKINELKSILQTKGYNVKSMLDLNSPLEINETGTSFIENAILKATTLAKLVNGPVIADDSGLEILALNNFPGINSARWKGEMSYHDVQC, encoded by the coding sequence ATGACTGCTAAAACCTTATGGTTTGCATCTAATAATATCGGTAAAATTAATGAATTAAAGAGTATATTACAAACAAAGGGATATAATGTCAAATCAATGTTAGATCTTAATTCTCCTCTTGAAATTAATGAAACAGGTACATCATTTATTGAAAATGCAATTTTAAAAGCAACAACACTTGCAAAATTAGTGAATGGTCCTGTTATTGCTGATGATTCAGGATTAGAAATATTGGCTTTAAATAATTTTCCTGGTATTAACTCAGCACGATGAAAGGGAGAAATGTCCTATCATGATGTGCAATGTTAG
- a CDS encoding cob(I)yrinic acid a,c-diamide adenosyltransferase: MLKKGYIHIYKGEGRGKTSILNGMVIRALGNNLNVSYLRFLKNRPSGEINFLKQNTKLKIESFYESSQKFFWEMDEEEKNKLKQETNYGLTRLKLLSQSDNTDLIVVDEILGCIQNNLIKEQDLIEILKNKKRYIEIALSGRYASFVLEQCANLISEVKSIKHYFEQGQIAREGIDY, from the coding sequence ATGTTAAAAAAAGGTTATATTCATATTTATAAAGGTGAAGGAAGAGGTAAAACCTCAATTCTTAATGGTATGGTAATTAGAGCATTGGGTAATAATCTTAATGTTAGTTACTTACGTTTTTTAAAAAATCGTCCTTCTGGTGAAATTAATTTTTTAAAACAAAATACTAAACTTAAAATTGAAAGTTTTTATGAATCTTCGCAAAAATTTTTTTGAGAAATGGATGAAGAAGAAAAAAATAAATTAAAACAAGAAACTAATTATGGTCTTACTAGATTAAAACTGTTAAGTCAAAGTGATAATACTGATCTTATTGTTGTTGATGAGATTTTAGGGTGTATTCAAAATAATTTGATTAAAGAACAAGACTTAATTGAAATTTTAAAAAATAAAAAAAGATATATTGAAATTGCATTATCTGGTAGATATGCATCTTTTGTCTTAGAGCAATGTGCTAATTTAATTAGTGAAGTTAAATCAATTAAACATTATTTTGAACAAGGTCAAATTGCTCGTGAAGGGATTGATTATTAA
- a CDS encoding phosphotransferase, which produces MKFKTIKPPYQLELLKTKGLTNDLFLVNKHFFLKQSKDILQPFLNFTNQINVIKLIKSKKITLPINEVNINNNKLLTLMPYYHNLINLSEQIINKQILEQISSLVKQLHNIKFDNKSLIKTWKGLEQLNLYCNLTTSNPCLEKITSEVIKWIATYQPTTIVLSHNDLTLNNFVKKNNCWYLIDWDFACWNDELFDIASFASESLTSETEINTWFNCFNLNNEQTIIVKKWMNYQNLIWYYWACYLYEQTNLNIYKEISESKLTNLLK; this is translated from the coding sequence TTGAAATTTAAAACTATTAAACCACCATATCAATTAGAACTATTAAAAACAAAGGGTTTAACCAATGACTTATTTTTAGTAAATAAACATTTTTTTTTAAAACAATCTAAAGATATTTTGCAACCTTTTTTGAATTTTACAAATCAAATTAATGTTATTAAATTAATTAAATCAAAAAAAATTACATTACCTATTAATGAAGTCAATATTAATAATAATAAACTATTAACCTTAATGCCATATTATCATAATTTAATTAATTTAAGCGAACAAATAATTAATAAACAAATATTAGAACAAATTTCATCATTGGTAAAACAACTACATAATATTAAATTTGATAATAAATCATTAATTAAAACTTGAAAAGGCTTAGAACAACTTAATTTATACTGTAATTTAACTACTAGTAATCCTTGCTTAGAAAAAATAACCAGTGAGGTAATCAAATGAATTGCTACTTATCAACCAACAACAATTGTTTTATCTCATAATGATTTAACATTAAATAATTTTGTTAAAAAAAATAATTGCTGATATTTAATTGATTGAGATTTTGCCTGTTGAAATGATGAATTATTTGATATTGCCTCTTTTGCTTCTGAAAGTTTAACTTCTGAAACCGAAATTAATACTTGATTTAATTGTTTTAATTTAAATAATGAACAAACAATTATTGTCAAAAAATGAATGAATTATCAAAATTTAATTTGATATTATTGAGCTTGTTATTTATACGAACAAACTAATTTAAATATATATAAAGAAATTAGTGAAAGTAAATTAACTAATCTATTAAAATAA
- the ribF gene encoding riboflavin biosynthesis protein RibF: MSKPIIACWGFFDGIHQGHQALFKQLLVNSTINNYQTCIISFDRKPQSVISNKNNEVLLSNEDKIKTIAKYNFDYYWEIKFSKEIATLSPEQFISWLLANNVKAVVVNPNIRFGYQGQGNIKTLQQSSLQVYLCNDIIVNNNKVSSTYIKQLLQNKDISSANLCLQQESYTISGKVVHGIKEARTINFPTANLSLLTNYALPGLATYITLTEVDNKWYQSMTVIMLRNNKPLVETYLLNFNQDLYGKIIKVRFLDFLRDNLKFTNLDDLKKQVDKDLIETIKYFANSSSKLLKP; encoded by the coding sequence ATGTCTAAACCAATTATTGCTTGTTGAGGATTTTTTGATGGTATTCATCAAGGTCATCAAGCCTTATTTAAACAATTATTAGTTAATTCAACAATAAATAATTATCAAACATGTATTATTAGTTTTGATAGAAAACCACAAAGTGTAATTAGTAATAAAAATAATGAGGTTTTATTAAGTAATGAAGATAAAATTAAAACAATTGCTAAATATAATTTTGATTATTATTGGGAAATTAAGTTTAGTAAAGAAATAGCAACACTTTCACCAGAGCAATTTATTTCGTGATTATTGGCAAATAATGTTAAAGCAGTAGTTGTTAATCCAAATATTAGGTTTGGTTATCAAGGGCAAGGTAATATTAAAACATTACAACAATCTTCATTACAAGTTTATCTTTGTAATGATATTATTGTTAATAATAACAAAGTTTCTTCAACTTATATTAAACAACTTTTACAAAATAAAGATATTAGTAGTGCTAATCTTTGTTTACAACAAGAGTCATATACAATTAGTGGTAAAGTAGTTCATGGTATTAAAGAGGCTAGAACGATTAATTTTCCAACTGCTAATTTATCGTTATTAACAAACTATGCACTACCAGGTCTTGCTACTTATATTACGCTTACTGAAGTAGATAATAAATGATATCAAAGTATGACAGTAATTATGTTACGTAATAATAAGCCGTTAGTTGAAACTTACTTATTAAACTTTAATCAAGATTTATATGGAAAAATCATTAAAGTTAGATTTTTAGATTTTCTTCGTGATAATTTAAAATTTACTAATTTAGATGATTTAAAAAAACAAGTGGATAAAGATTTAATAGAAACAATTAAATATTTTGCTAATTCTAGTAGTAAATTATTAAAGCCATAA
- the truB gene encoding tRNA pseudouridine(55) synthase TruB: MLKDYILLIDKPSFMTSQDCLVVIKKRLKLNKIGHTGTLDPLATGLMVVLVNEATKISDFILKSDKVYIAKMQLFLKTDTGDITGKIIESKPHLDLKESEIVKALEFYNNRQYEQIIPAYAAVKINGKKLYEYARENIPVELPKRKVYIKSLKLISFNNDLVTFEVVCSKGTYVRALVTDIARILHTSATLTYLRRIHQSGFDLSNALNLDVINEETVSKNHISIYDGVKNIMPAIVVDNSKSVIDGKPLVIDSTNEPYVLVVNSEHLPLAIYRNQKNNLYVSQRGFKCNEDIKIEKSKYSKSKIDV; the protein is encoded by the coding sequence ATGTTAAAAGATTATATATTATTAATAGATAAACCTTCATTTATGACATCACAAGATTGTCTTGTTGTTATTAAAAAACGTTTGAAATTAAATAAAATTGGTCATACAGGTACGTTAGATCCTTTAGCAACAGGACTAATGGTAGTACTTGTGAATGAAGCAACCAAAATTAGTGATTTTATTTTAAAAAGTGATAAAGTTTACATTGCAAAAATGCAACTATTTTTAAAAACCGACACCGGCGATATTACTGGTAAAATTATTGAATCAAAACCACATCTTGATTTAAAAGAATCAGAAATTGTTAAAGCACTTGAATTTTATAATAATCGTCAATATGAGCAAATAATTCCTGCTTATGCAGCAGTTAAAATTAATGGTAAAAAACTTTATGAATATGCTCGCGAGAATATTCCTGTTGAATTACCAAAACGTAAGGTTTATATTAAATCTTTAAAATTAATTAGTTTTAATAATGATTTAGTTACTTTTGAAGTAGTATGTTCAAAAGGAACTTATGTTCGAGCTTTGGTTACTGACATTGCTAGAATTTTACATACATCAGCAACTTTAACTTATTTGAGAAGAATTCATCAATCGGGTTTTGATTTAAGTAATGCCTTAAATTTAGATGTTATCAATGAAGAAACAGTTAGTAAAAATCATATTAGTATTTATGATGGTGTTAAAAATATTATGCCAGCGATTGTTGTTGATAATAGTAAAAGTGTTATTGATGGTAAACCTTTAGTTATTGATAGTACTAATGAGCCATATGTTTTAGTTGTTAATTCTGAACATTTGCCATTAGCTATTTATCGTAATCAAAAAAATAATTTATACGTAAGCCAACGAGGTTTTAAATGTAATGAAGATATTAAAATTGAAAAATCTAAATATTCAAAATCAAAAATTGATGTCTAA
- the topA gene encoding type I DNA topoisomerase, whose protein sequence is MPSKLVIMESPVKSKAVQSYLGNDYLVLSSDGHIRNLAIKGQYGLGIDLETFEPIYKIDRKKMPKVKELKSKLKSITHVYLATDHDREGEAIAYHLDQVLATSNISSRITFNEITKDAILTAFKSPHSIDLSLVRSQEARRMVDRIIGFRLSNLLQKKIGSRSAGRVQSVALKLIATREREITNFISKEFWTINSTYQKKIILNCEKYKEELLVINNEQEAVAIKNALSDSYQVISVTEQNRKRNSLNPFTTSSLLQAASTQLNFSTAKTTLIAQQLYEGIDVNGTLIGFISYPRTDSIRLNDKFIENAKTLIVNEYGEQYLGQKKEQTNKKNVQDAHEAIRPTDLTMNNKRAIDFLNKDQLKLYNLIYFRAFSSLMAPAQLISTTVLFKNNDYQFRLIGQQIKFKGFLTLDIESLENEELLVLPKFEKNQIIKVESVNLQQHFTKPKPRYTEAKLIKTLEELGIGRPSTYNPIMNTIKERGYVIIENKSFKATEKGLLTNDKLQEFFYDIINETYTSQVETQLDQIAHGNFDMHQVVKDFWVKFEPRIDDAFDKMTEFKIKPVLLDQDCPLCGAPLVQRTGRYGKFNGCSAFPKCRYIQKQLEKIKPCLVCTDGWMVVKSSKQNRKFLACTNYPNCKHVEKYQEIASDKEVK, encoded by the coding sequence ATGCCATCAAAATTAGTAATCATGGAATCTCCAGTTAAAAGTAAAGCAGTACAATCATATTTAGGTAATGATTATTTAGTGTTATCTTCGGATGGACACATTCGTAATTTAGCAATTAAAGGTCAATATGGTTTGGGAATTGATTTAGAAACTTTTGAACCAATTTACAAAATTGATCGCAAAAAAATGCCAAAGGTAAAAGAATTAAAAAGTAAATTAAAAAGTATTACTCATGTTTATCTAGCAACCGATCATGATCGCGAAGGAGAAGCAATTGCTTATCATTTAGATCAAGTATTAGCAACAAGTAATATATCATCACGAATAACTTTTAATGAAATTACTAAAGATGCAATTTTAACAGCATTTAAATCTCCACATAGTATTGATTTATCATTAGTTCGTAGTCAAGAAGCAAGAAGAATGGTTGATCGTATCATTGGTTTTCGCTTAAGTAATCTATTACAAAAAAAGATCGGTTCACGTAGTGCAGGGAGAGTGCAATCAGTAGCATTAAAATTAATAGCAACAAGAGAACGTGAAATTACTAATTTTATTAGTAAAGAATTTTGAACAATTAATAGTACTTATCAAAAAAAAATAATATTAAATTGTGAAAAATATAAAGAAGAACTGTTAGTTATTAATAATGAACAAGAAGCAGTTGCTATTAAAAATGCATTAAGTGATAGTTATCAAGTAATTTCTGTTACTGAACAAAATCGTAAGCGTAATTCATTAAATCCATTTACTACTAGTAGTTTATTACAAGCAGCATCAACGCAATTAAATTTTAGTACTGCTAAAACAACGCTTATTGCTCAGCAATTGTATGAAGGAATTGATGTTAATGGAACACTTATCGGATTTATTAGTTATCCTCGTACTGATTCAATACGTTTAAATGATAAATTTATTGAAAATGCCAAAACATTAATTGTTAATGAATATGGTGAACAATATCTTGGGCAGAAGAAAGAACAGACTAATAAAAAAAATGTGCAAGATGCTCATGAAGCAATCAGACCAACTGATTTAACAATGAATAATAAACGTGCTATTGATTTTTTAAATAAAGATCAATTAAAACTTTATAATTTAATTTATTTTCGTGCCTTTAGTTCATTAATGGCACCAGCACAATTAATTAGTACTACTGTTTTATTTAAAAATAATGATTATCAATTTCGTTTAATAGGACAACAAATCAAGTTTAAAGGATTTTTAACGCTTGATATAGAAAGTCTTGAAAATGAAGAACTTTTAGTTTTACCAAAATTTGAAAAAAATCAAATTATTAAAGTTGAGTCAGTAAATTTACAGCAACACTTTACTAAACCAAAACCAAGATACACAGAAGCTAAATTAATTAAAACATTAGAAGAACTAGGAATTGGTCGACCATCAACTTATAATCCAATTATGAACACTATTAAAGAACGCGGTTATGTTATTATTGAAAATAAGTCTTTTAAAGCTACTGAGAAAGGTCTTTTAACTAATGATAAACTTCAAGAGTTTTTTTATGATATTATTAATGAGACATATACTTCACAAGTTGAAACTCAATTAGATCAAATTGCTCATGGTAATTTTGATATGCATCAAGTAGTAAAAGACTTTTGAGTTAAGTTTGAACCAAGGATTGATGATGCTTTTGATAAAATGACTGAGTTTAAAATTAAACCAGTTTTATTAGATCAAGATTGTCCACTTTGTGGTGCCCCACTTGTGCAAAGAACAGGAAGATATGGTAAATTTAACGGTTGTTCAGCATTTCCAAAATGTCGATATATTCAAAAACAATTAGAAAAAATTAAACCTTGTTTAGTATGTACAGATGGTTGAATGGTTGTTAAATCTTCAAAACAAAATCGAAAATTTTTAGCATGTACTAATTATCCAAATTGTAAACATGTTGAAAAGTATCAAGAAATAGCTTCTGATAAAGAAGTAAAGTAG